Proteins from a genomic interval of Hornefia porci:
- a CDS encoding HNH endonuclease encodes MPRKPKRPCRYPGCPHLTDGVYCEEHAKVMEQHYEKFQRSYSPGKRYGRAWKRIRDRYVHKHPLCEQCLKEGRYVAVEEVHHIVPLAEGGSNDESNLMSLCRSCHEKIHRERGDR; translated from the coding sequence ATGCCAAGAAAACCTAAACGACCGTGCCGCTATCCCGGATGCCCACACCTGACGGACGGCGTTTATTGCGAGGAGCACGCCAAGGTTATGGAACAGCACTATGAGAAGTTCCAGCGCAGCTACTCTCCCGGCAAACGCTACGGCAGAGCTTGGAAACGAATCCGTGACCGCTACGTCCACAAGCACCCGCTTTGTGAACAGTGCTTAAAGGAAGGACGCTACGTCGCGGTCGAGGAAGTCCACCACATCGTGCCGCTTGCTGAGGGAGGATCGAATGACGAGTCCAACCTCATGAGTCTTTGTCGTTCGTGTCACGAGAAGATTCACCGCGAGCGCGGCGACCGGTAG
- a CDS encoding RNA polymerase subunit sigma-70 has protein sequence MTIKEYLHQAYRLDQRIKSDTMEAQNLREMAGSVSAIQYDKDRVQTSRNTEAPFVRTLEKLWTLEKKIASELELLSDLKKQIREVIEAVPDTDERMVLKYRYIHNYTWEQIGMELCADARTIRRWHGKALLHVTLPDDPIVI, from the coding sequence ATGACCATAAAAGAATACCTGCATCAGGCCTACCGCCTTGATCAGAGAATCAAGTCCGACACGATGGAAGCACAAAACCTGCGCGAAATGGCAGGCAGCGTGTCGGCTATCCAATATGATAAAGACCGCGTGCAGACATCGCGTAATACGGAAGCACCCTTTGTCCGAACGCTTGAGAAGCTCTGGACGCTGGAAAAGAAAATCGCCAGTGAGCTGGAATTGCTCTCTGACCTTAAGAAACAGATACGGGAGGTTATTGAGGCAGTTCCGGATACCGACGAGCGCATGGTTTTGAAGTACCGGTATATCCACAACTATACGTGGGAGCAGATCGGAATGGAGCTTTGTGCAGACGCCCGCACCATTCGTCGCTGGCACGGCAAGGCGCTCCTTCATGTGACGCTCCCAGATGATCCGATTGTAATTTGA
- a CDS encoding DEAD/DEAH box helicase yields MNFNPHDYQDYAIRYIKKHPVAAVLLDMGLGKTIISLTAVSDLLFDSFEVHRVLVVAPLRVARDTWPAEIQKWSHLRGLTYAVAVGTPKERKEALLQQADITIINRENLQWLIDESGFPFDFDMVIIDELSSFKNHKSKRFKSLMKVRPKLHRIIGLTGTPSSNGLMDLWAEFKVLDMGERLGRFITQYRTNYFKPDKRNGEIIYSYKPLPYAEDAIYRKISDITISMKSTDHLKMPELVSTEYEVQLSDSERSRYEDLKQELILQLPDGEVTAANAASLTGKLSQLANGAIYADTGEIIEFHDRKLDALEDIIEAANEKPLLVAYWFRHDLSRIKNRFNVREIKTSRDIADWNAGKIPVAVIHPASAGHGLNLQAGGSTLVWFGLTWSLELYQQTNARLWRQGQESRTVVIQHIITKGTIDERIVKALSKKKMTQTALIDAVKADLEVT; encoded by the coding sequence ATGAACTTCAATCCTCATGATTATCAGGACTACGCCATCCGTTATATCAAAAAGCATCCCGTGGCTGCTGTCCTTTTAGATATGGGACTTGGTAAGACGATCATCAGCCTGACGGCAGTATCTGACCTGTTGTTTGACAGCTTTGAAGTCCACCGTGTTCTTGTAGTGGCTCCTTTGAGAGTCGCCCGCGACACATGGCCAGCGGAGATCCAGAAATGGAGCCACCTTAGAGGTCTGACCTATGCGGTCGCAGTCGGGACACCTAAGGAGCGAAAAGAAGCCCTACTGCAGCAAGCGGATATCACGATCATCAACCGAGAAAACCTGCAGTGGCTCATTGACGAGTCCGGCTTTCCCTTCGACTTCGATATGGTGATTATCGACGAGCTGTCGTCCTTCAAAAATCATAAATCCAAACGCTTCAAGTCCCTGATGAAGGTTAGACCAAAGCTCCATCGCATTATCGGCCTCACCGGAACACCTTCTTCCAACGGTCTCATGGATCTGTGGGCAGAGTTCAAAGTGCTGGATATGGGCGAGCGCCTCGGACGCTTTATCACACAGTACCGGACTAATTATTTCAAGCCGGACAAGCGGAACGGTGAGATCATCTATTCCTACAAACCGCTGCCCTATGCGGAGGATGCCATATATCGGAAAATCTCGGATATCACGATTTCTATGAAATCCACCGACCATCTGAAGATGCCGGAGCTGGTATCGACCGAATATGAAGTCCAGCTATCCGATTCCGAGCGTAGCCGCTATGAGGATTTGAAGCAGGAGCTCATCTTGCAGCTCCCTGACGGTGAAGTGACTGCTGCCAATGCAGCCTCGCTTACCGGGAAGCTCTCCCAGCTTGCGAACGGTGCCATATATGCCGACACCGGTGAGATTATCGAGTTTCACGACCGGAAGCTGGACGCTTTGGAGGATATCATCGAGGCCGCCAATGAAAAGCCGCTTCTTGTAGCCTACTGGTTCCGGCACGACCTTTCCCGCATCAAGAACCGCTTCAATGTCCGGGAAATCAAGACCAGCCGCGATATTGCTGACTGGAATGCGGGAAAGATTCCTGTAGCAGTCATCCATCCGGCCTCTGCCGGTCACGGCTTAAACCTGCAGGCCGGAGGCTCCACCCTTGTATGGTTCGGTCTCACATGGTCGCTGGAGCTCTATCAGCAGACAAACGCACGTCTCTGGCGGCAAGGCCAAGAATCCCGGACTGTGGTGATCCAGCACATCATCACCAAGGGCACTATCGACGAGAGGATCGTAAAGGCGCTATCCAAAAAGAAAATGACGCAGACCGCGCTGATTGATGCGGTCAAGGCAGACCTTGAGGTGACCTGA
- a CDS encoding VRR-NUC domain-containing protein → MNEKQIENKLTTAVKKSGGIALKLVCPSFAGMPDRLILLPDGHIGFAELKAPGKKPRPLQLSRHRLLRELGYRVYVIDDPEQIGGMIHELQSS, encoded by the coding sequence ATGAACGAGAAACAGATAGAAAACAAGTTAACGACGGCGGTGAAAAAGTCCGGTGGGATTGCGCTTAAGCTGGTGTGTCCCTCTTTCGCAGGAATGCCCGACCGTCTGATCTTATTACCTGACGGCCATATCGGTTTCGCAGAGCTGAAGGCTCCCGGCAAAAAGCCACGCCCGCTCCAGCTCTCACGCCACAGGCTGCTTCGGGAACTTGGCTACCGAGTCTATGTCATTGACGACCCGGAGCAGATTGGAGGAATGATTCATGAACTTCAATCCTCATGA
- a CDS encoding phage/plasmid primase, P4 family, whose product MLTLYSADFTGNPGNCSYPHKTIVMDVDSLKAAVGHDYVCAEYKNHYRNNDNFLSADCLPVDCDNDHSEDSKDWVTPADVLEAFPGVSIAIHYSRFNQREKNGKPARPKFHVLFPIDRVTDATLYSDMKKLVNSIFPYFDTKALDAARFFFGTQEPDVELYPGRMNLTEFLNDVEFDADLPGGHEKDVVIPEGSRNATMSRFAGIVIKKYGDTEKAYQSFLEKAATCVPPLDNSELSTIWHSAQRFYSKISREDGYVPPEIYNDENSYMPEDFSDVGQAEVLSKYFANELRYSPATHFIRYSDHYWQETEPGAQAVAHELTRRQLNESNRLMCEALQKLKNCGAQEILDNTSKTKAEQLMNDEQMKTYQEFLAAKAYQSFAIRRRDSKNITSTLKESHPMLEISPRDLDADCFLLCTPEATYDLRLGCAGAREHSADDFITKITSVSPGVKGTQLWLDNLNLIFQKDQQLIDYVQMICGLAAIGKVFVEALIIAYGDGRNGKSTFWNAISRVLGLYSGNISADTLTVGCRRNIKPEMAEVKGKRLLIAAEMQEGARLNDSTVKQLCSTDDVFAEKKYKDPFSFKPCHTLVLYTNHLPRVSASDDGIWRRLIVIPFNAKIEGKADIKNYGEYLYENAGESILSWIIEGAKKVIALGYQIPVPDCVTKAIEEYRSQNDWFGHFLDEKCEVDDSYKESSSALYQAYRNYSLDCNEYVRSTADFYFALEKAGFERLTLNRKRYFKGLKIREDSGAEEDFLQ is encoded by the coding sequence ATGCTTACCCTGTATAGTGCAGACTTTACCGGCAATCCCGGAAACTGCTCCTATCCGCACAAGACCATAGTCATGGACGTAGACTCACTGAAAGCTGCTGTCGGCCACGACTATGTGTGCGCGGAATACAAAAACCACTACCGCAACAACGACAACTTCCTCTCAGCCGACTGCCTGCCCGTAGATTGTGACAATGACCACTCAGAAGATTCAAAGGACTGGGTAACACCGGCAGATGTGCTTGAGGCCTTTCCCGGTGTCAGCATCGCAATCCACTACAGCCGTTTTAATCAGCGTGAGAAAAACGGGAAGCCCGCAAGACCGAAGTTCCATGTTCTGTTTCCCATTGATCGCGTGACGGACGCCACCCTGTACAGCGACATGAAGAAGCTGGTCAATTCCATATTCCCGTATTTCGATACCAAGGCTCTGGATGCGGCGCGTTTCTTTTTCGGGACGCAGGAACCGGATGTGGAGCTCTATCCCGGACGCATGAACCTCACGGAATTTTTGAATGATGTCGAGTTCGATGCTGACCTGCCCGGCGGCCATGAAAAGGATGTCGTGATCCCTGAAGGAAGCCGTAACGCTACCATGTCCCGCTTCGCTGGAATCGTCATCAAGAAGTACGGCGACACAGAAAAGGCCTACCAGAGCTTTCTGGAGAAGGCCGCAACCTGCGTGCCGCCTCTCGACAACAGTGAGCTCTCCACAATCTGGCATAGTGCCCAGCGCTTTTATTCAAAAATCAGCCGCGAGGACGGATACGTTCCTCCGGAAATCTATAACGACGAGAATAGCTATATGCCGGAGGACTTCTCCGACGTCGGACAGGCCGAAGTGCTCTCTAAGTATTTTGCGAACGAGCTGCGCTACTCACCGGCCACCCACTTCATCCGCTACAGCGACCATTACTGGCAGGAAACGGAACCCGGCGCTCAGGCTGTCGCCCATGAGCTTACCCGCAGGCAGCTGAACGAGTCGAACCGGCTCATGTGTGAAGCGCTGCAGAAGCTCAAAAACTGCGGAGCTCAGGAAATCCTCGACAATACATCAAAGACCAAGGCCGAACAGCTCATGAACGATGAACAGATGAAGACCTATCAGGAGTTCCTTGCCGCAAAAGCCTATCAGAGCTTTGCTATCCGCAGGCGTGATTCCAAGAACATCACTTCAACCCTCAAGGAATCCCATCCGATGTTGGAAATCTCGCCAAGGGATCTGGATGCGGACTGCTTCCTGCTCTGTACACCGGAAGCGACCTATGACCTTCGCTTAGGCTGTGCCGGTGCCCGTGAACATTCCGCAGATGACTTCATTACGAAAATTACCTCGGTCTCACCCGGCGTCAAGGGAACCCAGCTCTGGCTGGACAACCTGAATCTCATTTTTCAGAAGGATCAGCAGCTCATCGATTATGTTCAGATGATCTGCGGCCTTGCTGCAATCGGGAAAGTATTCGTGGAAGCCCTCATCATCGCATATGGTGATGGCCGCAACGGCAAGTCCACCTTCTGGAATGCCATCTCCCGCGTGCTTGGTCTTTACAGCGGAAACATCTCCGCAGACACCCTGACCGTCGGCTGCCGCAGAAACATCAAACCTGAAATGGCTGAGGTCAAGGGCAAGCGCCTGCTGATCGCTGCAGAAATGCAGGAAGGCGCAAGGCTCAACGACTCCACGGTCAAGCAGCTCTGCTCCACGGACGATGTGTTCGCGGAGAAAAAGTATAAAGACCCGTTTTCCTTCAAGCCCTGCCATACTCTGGTGCTGTATACGAACCACCTGCCTCGCGTCTCCGCTTCCGATGACGGTATCTGGCGCAGGCTTATCGTGATCCCGTTCAATGCCAAGATTGAGGGCAAGGCCGACATCAAGAATTACGGAGAGTATCTGTATGAGAACGCGGGTGAAAGCATTCTCTCATGGATCATCGAGGGTGCAAAGAAAGTCATTGCGCTCGGCTACCAGATCCCGGTGCCGGACTGCGTGACTAAGGCCATCGAGGAATATCGCAGCCAGAATGACTGGTTCGGGCATTTCTTAGACGAAAAGTGCGAGGTGGATGATTCCTATAAGGAAAGCTCCTCGGCTCTCTATCAGGCATACCGCAACTACTCGCTGGACTGCAATGAGTATGTGCGCAGCACGGCAGATTTCTACTTTGCTCTGGAGAAGGCCGGATTTGAACGGCTGACGCTGAACCGGAAGCGCTATTTCAAGGGCTTAAAGATTCGTGAAGACAGCGGCGCAGAGGAAGATTTTCTCCAGTAA
- a CDS encoding DUF4406 domain-containing protein, translating into MSNDYQNSEGYPDPTAGEALSRIAENEKQSLRAFRPIVYICSPFSGNVEGNVKNARRYSRFAVDKGYIPIAPHLLFPQFLDDDNPDERELGLFFGNALMSKCAEVWVFGSRISSGMEAEIKRAKWKDYRLRYFTEECQEVERYV; encoded by the coding sequence GTGAGTAACGATTATCAAAACAGCGAGGGCTATCCTGACCCAACTGCCGGTGAAGCGTTATCCCGGATTGCAGAAAACGAAAAGCAATCCCTACGCGCCTTTCGTCCTATCGTCTACATCTGCTCTCCGTTTTCCGGAAATGTGGAAGGCAATGTGAAGAACGCCAGACGTTACAGCCGCTTTGCCGTAGACAAGGGATATATCCCCATCGCACCACACCTTCTGTTTCCGCAGTTCCTTGATGATGACAATCCGGATGAGCGTGAGCTCGGCTTGTTCTTTGGAAATGCCCTCATGAGCAAGTGTGCGGAGGTCTGGGTATTCGGAAGCCGTATTTCATCCGGGATGGAAGCAGAAATCAAACGCGCCAAGTGGAAGGACTATCGCTTGCGCTATTTCACAGAAGAATGTCAGGAGGTTGAACGCTATGTATGA
- a CDS encoding DUF2815 family protein — translation MSKNVKISNPMKVITGVDTRWSYANVWEPKSINGGTPKYSVSLIIPKSDTKTIAKIEAAIEAAYKEGEAKLKGNGKSVPALSVLKTPLRDGDAERPDDEAYKNAYFVNANATSAPGIVDADLNPILNRSEVYSGVYGRASITFYAFNSSGNKGIACGLNNLQKIRDGEPLGGKASAESDFASDDDEDFLN, via the coding sequence ATGAGTAAGAATGTAAAAATCAGCAATCCCATGAAGGTTATCACCGGTGTCGACACCCGCTGGAGCTATGCAAATGTCTGGGAGCCGAAATCCATCAACGGCGGCACTCCCAAGTACAGCGTGAGCCTTATCATCCCGAAGTCCGATACCAAGACCATCGCCAAGATCGAGGCCGCCATCGAAGCTGCCTACAAGGAGGGCGAAGCTAAGCTCAAGGGCAACGGCAAGTCTGTACCGGCGCTCTCTGTTCTGAAAACTCCTCTTCGTGACGGCGACGCTGAACGTCCGGATGACGAGGCCTACAAGAACGCCTACTTCGTGAATGCCAATGCCACCTCTGCTCCCGGCATCGTGGATGCAGACCTGAACCCGATCCTCAACCGTTCCGAGGTGTACTCCGGTGTGTATGGCCGTGCCAGCATCACCTTTTACGCCTTCAACAGCTCCGGCAACAAGGGAATCGCCTGCGGGCTCAACAACCTGCAGAAGATACGTGACGGTGAGCCTCTCGGCGGCAAGGCAAGTGCAGAGTCTGACTTCGCCAGCGATGACGATGAAGACTTCCTGAATTGA
- a CDS encoding DUF2800 domain-containing protein, producing MAAKAHAILSASSSDRWLHCPPSARLCETYEDKGSDYAAEGTDAHALGEFKIKSALGLPAEDPTKSLKWYSEEMEDCASGYAEYVLEQVEAAKETCSDPVVLIEQRVDFSRWVEQGFGTADCIIIADGTLRIIDYKHGLGVLVSADENPQMQCYALGALELFDGIYDIDQVSMTIYQPRRQNISTFEISKDALYRWADEVLKPTAELAFAGDGNFLCGEWCGFCKAKNECRARAEANLKLAQHDFKLPPLLTDTEIEVILGKVDELVSWASDIKEYALQQALSGKEWTGFKLVEGRANRRYSNEAAVIETVEKAGFDPYEKKLLGVTAMQKLLGKSRFDELLTAYIEKPQGKPTLVPDSDKRPAMNTAKNDFMEENDNE from the coding sequence ATGGCAGCTAAAGCACACGCGATCCTCTCCGCATCTTCATCCGATAGGTGGCTGCACTGCCCGCCATCAGCAAGGCTCTGCGAAACCTATGAGGATAAAGGAAGCGACTACGCTGCGGAAGGTACCGACGCCCATGCGCTTGGCGAATTCAAGATCAAGTCCGCTCTTGGACTTCCCGCAGAAGACCCGACCAAAAGCCTCAAATGGTATTCCGAAGAGATGGAGGACTGCGCCAGCGGCTATGCCGAATACGTTCTGGAGCAGGTCGAAGCCGCCAAGGAAACATGCAGCGACCCGGTCGTCCTGATCGAGCAGCGTGTGGACTTCTCCCGCTGGGTAGAACAGGGCTTCGGAACAGCCGACTGCATCATCATTGCAGACGGCACACTCAGGATCATCGATTACAAACACGGTCTCGGCGTTCTGGTCTCAGCAGATGAAAACCCGCAGATGCAGTGTTACGCGCTCGGCGCTTTGGAGCTTTTCGATGGCATCTACGACATCGATCAGGTTTCCATGACCATCTACCAGCCGAGACGGCAAAACATCAGCACGTTCGAGATCAGCAAAGACGCGCTCTACCGCTGGGCAGACGAAGTATTGAAGCCCACCGCAGAATTGGCCTTCGCCGGAGATGGGAATTTCCTGTGTGGTGAATGGTGCGGCTTCTGCAAGGCCAAGAACGAGTGCCGAGCCAGAGCCGAAGCTAACCTGAAACTCGCGCAGCATGATTTCAAGCTCCCGCCACTGCTCACGGACACCGAGATCGAGGTTATCCTCGGCAAAGTGGATGAGCTGGTCAGCTGGGCATCCGACATCAAGGAATATGCCCTGCAGCAAGCTCTCTCCGGTAAGGAGTGGACTGGCTTCAAGCTCGTCGAAGGACGTGCCAACCGAAGATACAGCAATGAGGCCGCTGTCATTGAAACGGTCGAGAAAGCAGGCTTCGACCCGTATGAGAAAAAGCTGCTCGGCGTCACCGCCATGCAGAAGCTCCTCGGCAAGTCCCGCTTTGATGAACTCCTGACGGCTTATATCGAAAAGCCACAGGGCAAACCCACACTTGTGCCGGATAGCGACAAGCGCCCGGCCATGAACACAGCCAAAAATGATTTTATGGAGGAAAACGACAATGAGTAA
- a CDS encoding DNA ligase: MSKMAEMAQTIEELRTAAASINAAADWLYQQFSGDDNSKQQNFKSAAKKEEPKPEIKLEDVRAVLAEKSRAGHTAEVRTLLQKYGAAKLSAVDPANYEALLKDAEVIGNGS, from the coding sequence ATGTCAAAGATGGCAGAAATGGCACAAACCATCGAAGAGCTCCGCACCGCTGCTGCTTCTATTAATGCCGCAGCCGACTGGCTCTACCAGCAGTTTTCTGGAGACGACAATTCTAAGCAGCAAAATTTTAAAAGTGCTGCTAAGAAGGAGGAACCCAAGCCGGAGATCAAGCTGGAGGATGTAAGAGCCGTCCTTGCCGAGAAGTCCCGTGCCGGTCATACCGCAGAGGTTCGTACCCTGCTCCAGAAGTACGGTGCCGCAAAGCTCTCAGCCGTAGACCCGGCAAATTATGAAGCCCTGTTGAAGGACGCGGAGGTAATCGGCAATGGCAGCTAA
- a CDS encoding helix-turn-helix domain-containing protein, translating into MSNEVEINATEKWVNLEDIAEHLSVSQDTVRTWIKEGKLPFYRAGKRYKFKISEVDEWVRNGKITE; encoded by the coding sequence ATGAGTAACGAAGTTGAAATCAATGCAACTGAAAAATGGGTAAATTTGGAAGATATAGCTGAGCACTTGAGTGTCAGTCAAGATACTGTCCGTACATGGATCAAAGAGGGCAAACTTCCTTTTTATCGTGCCGGGAAAAGATATAAATTCAAAATCTCCGAAGTAGATGAATGGGTTAGGAACGGTAAGATTACAGAATAA
- a CDS encoding AAA family ATPase, whose translation MSEKMKSVIRKITLNGATFDNEVIEPTYVNFFYGRNGVGKSTVARTIEGDDGVVWQDGRSASDYDVLVYSQDFINRNFETYGDLKGVFTVSEPNIKIQKQVEEKTAKKDELDRQAGEYTEQSGQKVTAQQNAEDTFQKACWDKTRDICGKFPDAVKGTGRKNLFASAVLAVKTPAEQDLDKLAELYRVAYDSQARTYSQFSRISAAPTYGRLPGNDLMDKVVVSSSKTPFANFIKALNASDWVRQGHQHYSKEAAGKCPYCQQKLPANFEAEIAACFDEQYQQDISELTRFQSTYTRETSAIIDKLKANLSDPMPALDLTDYQSKLSLLESNIKINEQRIAEKVKEPTSVVSLEDIDSLLIEIGQIIDEINKKIKANNDVVGAQQQKKEECKTAVWAHIAFILQSDITSYKTSLAQLKKDAEDLKNKASQARKDSRALAEEIAELNKQTVNTKAAIDSINALLRDSGFQGFSLREKAGVANVYEVIREDGSVAENLSEGERNFIAFLYFYNLVRGSQSSEVVKDKVVVIDDPVSSMDSSALFIVGAIVRELITICNNNAQIVDDKITGTYIKQIFILTHNVYFHREVTYHQVEKYRSVSFYVIQKVHNVSTIGAPKTRQNPNIPSELENYNPVQNSYAALWNELKEIDSPISLLNVMRRILEYYFMQMYGYEGDDLRKLVLDDHKEDFIIPPEKEGDKPDNMKFNLASAMLSYISNPTGINDGLNLTEDYAEVSQYRETFKQIFYALHQEQHYNMMMGIKE comes from the coding sequence ATGAGCGAGAAAATGAAATCGGTGATCAGAAAGATCACATTAAACGGAGCTACCTTCGATAACGAAGTGATAGAGCCGACATATGTAAATTTCTTTTACGGAAGAAATGGTGTGGGAAAATCAACAGTCGCCAGAACAATAGAGGGCGACGATGGAGTGGTATGGCAGGACGGTCGTTCTGCATCTGATTATGATGTCCTTGTTTACAGTCAGGACTTCATCAATCGTAATTTTGAAACATACGGTGACCTTAAAGGTGTATTCACGGTTAGTGAGCCCAATATCAAGATCCAGAAACAGGTGGAAGAAAAGACTGCTAAGAAGGATGAATTGGATAGACAAGCTGGTGAATATACAGAACAGAGCGGTCAGAAAGTAACAGCTCAGCAAAATGCAGAGGATACTTTCCAGAAAGCATGCTGGGATAAGACCAGAGATATTTGCGGGAAATTTCCTGATGCCGTAAAAGGCACAGGCCGAAAGAATTTGTTTGCAAGTGCGGTTCTCGCCGTAAAGACACCGGCAGAGCAAGATCTCGATAAGTTAGCAGAGCTGTATCGTGTTGCTTACGATTCACAGGCACGTACTTACAGCCAATTCTCAAGGATATCGGCAGCTCCGACTTATGGCAGGCTTCCCGGAAATGACCTGATGGATAAGGTTGTGGTGAGTAGCAGCAAGACACCTTTTGCAAATTTCATTAAGGCGTTGAATGCGTCAGACTGGGTACGCCAAGGACATCAACACTATTCTAAAGAGGCTGCAGGAAAGTGCCCGTATTGTCAGCAGAAACTTCCTGCAAATTTTGAAGCTGAGATTGCTGCGTGCTTTGATGAGCAGTATCAGCAGGATATCAGTGAGCTTACCCGGTTCCAGTCTACATATACGCGGGAGACCTCGGCAATCATCGATAAGCTGAAAGCAAACCTGAGTGATCCTATGCCTGCACTGGATCTGACTGACTACCAGAGCAAGCTGTCTTTGCTGGAGAGCAATATAAAGATCAATGAGCAGCGAATTGCTGAAAAAGTAAAAGAGCCGACATCCGTGGTTTCCCTTGAGGACATCGACTCTCTTCTCATTGAGATCGGACAGATCATAGATGAGATAAATAAAAAGATAAAGGCCAATAATGATGTTGTTGGAGCCCAGCAGCAGAAGAAGGAAGAGTGCAAGACCGCCGTATGGGCGCACATTGCTTTCATTCTTCAGTCCGATATTACGAGCTACAAGACAAGTCTTGCCCAGCTCAAGAAGGATGCAGAGGATCTGAAAAACAAGGCGTCTCAGGCTCGTAAGGATTCACGGGCACTCGCGGAAGAAATCGCCGAGTTGAACAAGCAGACTGTAAATACCAAAGCTGCAATCGACAGTATTAATGCCCTGCTTCGAGATTCTGGTTTTCAAGGCTTCAGTCTCCGTGAAAAGGCCGGAGTAGCAAATGTCTATGAGGTTATTCGTGAGGACGGATCTGTTGCAGAAAACCTGAGCGAGGGCGAGCGTAACTTTATAGCATTCTTGTATTTTTACAATCTTGTTAGGGGCAGTCAGAGTAGCGAGGTAGTGAAAGACAAGGTCGTGGTTATTGACGATCCCGTTTCCAGTATGGACTCCAGCGCGCTGTTTATTGTTGGCGCAATTGTCCGGGAGCTTATTACCATCTGCAACAATAATGCACAGATCGTCGATGATAAGATCACCGGCACGTATATCAAACAGATATTTATCCTGACGCATAATGTCTACTTCCATCGCGAGGTGACATACCATCAGGTTGAGAAATACAGAAGCGTTTCCTTCTATGTTATTCAGAAGGTACATAACGTTTCGACCATTGGCGCTCCTAAGACACGCCAGAATCCAAACATTCCATCTGAGTTGGAGAACTACAATCCGGTGCAAAACTCCTATGCAGCACTTTGGAATGAGCTCAAGGAGATAGATTCTCCGATATCGCTTCTTAACGTTATGCGAAGGATTCTGGAATACTACTTCATGCAAATGTACGGCTACGAAGGGGACGATCTGAGGAAGCTGGTGCTTGATGATCATAAAGAAGACTTCATCATCCCTCCGGAGAAGGAGGGCGACAAGCCGGACAACATGAAGTTCAATCTGGCGTCTGCGATGCTTTCCTATATCAGCAATCCGACAGGCATCAACGACGGACTGAATCTGACGGAGGATTACGCGGAAGTGTCTCAGTATAGAGAGACCTTCAAACAGATCTTCTATGCTCTGCATCAAGAGCAGCATTACAACATGATGATGGGCATAAAAGAATAG